One segment of Deltaproteobacteria bacterium DNA contains the following:
- a CDS encoding PAS domain S-box protein encodes MGSRSILSPENFVSGHIGRAAFLSGAASSIIGLIALLGWIPGLQFLASPHPAYIPVAPLTAFALVSLGAIVSVHAIKPWRGGGRIFASAVSGLIAVYGLLTFTTLWNGVRLPVESFIYPVPKMIGGVPIARMSPATGVLFSMIGCGIFLVLLREGNEARIRFAGNLAGVLGSLAAAAGVTFLLGYMYGSPFLYGSGVIPVAVFTACGFVSLGTGVAAATGPDCIPLKYLVGPSARARLLRAFVPLTVFLVVALEALHGIVPDYFSANDALAAAMMATISAAISAFVVSRVATAVGRALDLAYEQRKRSEEALQRLAAAVEQTAEIIFITDTEGAIQYVNPAFERITGFGRQEAIGSNPRILKSGRHDEEFYRNLWETLKRGEVWTGGLINKRKDGSLYEEDAIISPVRDDAGRLMNFVAVKRDVTEERKMEEQLRQAQKIEAVGRLAGGVAHDFNNLLTAITGYSELAFARTAEGDPVHGYVKEIRDVAGRAAGLTRQLLAFSRRQILQPRIIDLNAVVRDIDRMLRRLIGEDIDLFTSLDPDLRLTKADPGQIGQVIMNLAVNARDAMPTGGKLTIETANVYIDEAYARGHATMHPGAYVMIAVSDTGVGMDQETLSRIFEPFFTTKEKGKGTGLGLSTVYGIVKQSGGHIWVYSEPGRGTTFKTYLPSVEETADVPEPAPEPKELIQGTETVLLAEDEEAVRMLALEILVMNGYTVLAAGDGEEALRTSARYEGKIDLMLCDVVMPGMSGADLSRKIALSRPDMKVLFMSGYTDNAIVHRGVLDPGTAFIEKPFSPDALARKVRAVLDAKKT; translated from the coding sequence GTGGGATCGCGCTCTATTCTTTCTCCGGAGAATTTCGTTTCCGGCCACATCGGTCGGGCAGCGTTTCTGTCCGGCGCCGCGTCTTCCATAATCGGTCTGATCGCCTTGCTCGGATGGATTCCCGGGCTGCAATTCCTTGCCAGCCCCCACCCGGCCTACATTCCCGTCGCCCCTCTCACCGCTTTCGCACTGGTATCGCTCGGTGCGATCGTTTCGGTCCACGCAATCAAGCCCTGGCGCGGTGGAGGCAGGATTTTCGCGTCGGCGGTTTCCGGGCTGATCGCCGTCTACGGTCTGCTCACATTCACTACTCTCTGGAACGGCGTGCGACTGCCGGTGGAATCGTTCATATATCCAGTTCCAAAGATGATCGGCGGGGTCCCCATAGCACGTATGTCTCCGGCGACGGGCGTCCTGTTTTCCATGATCGGGTGCGGCATATTCCTTGTTCTCCTTCGCGAAGGAAACGAGGCCCGCATAAGGTTCGCCGGGAATCTTGCAGGCGTACTGGGGAGCCTGGCCGCTGCGGCGGGAGTGACGTTCCTCCTCGGATACATGTACGGATCGCCTTTTCTCTACGGCAGCGGAGTCATTCCGGTGGCGGTTTTTACCGCTTGCGGTTTCGTGTCGCTGGGGACAGGGGTGGCCGCGGCCACCGGACCGGATTGCATACCGTTGAAGTACCTCGTCGGTCCATCCGCGCGGGCAAGATTGTTGCGGGCCTTCGTTCCCCTGACGGTCTTCCTGGTCGTTGCGCTGGAGGCGCTTCACGGGATCGTTCCGGATTATTTCTCCGCGAACGACGCGCTGGCTGCGGCGATGATGGCAACGATATCCGCAGCCATCTCGGCATTCGTCGTGTCGCGGGTGGCGACGGCCGTAGGCCGTGCCCTGGACCTGGCATACGAACAGCGGAAGCGGTCGGAAGAGGCCCTGCAACGCCTTGCCGCTGCAGTCGAACAAACCGCCGAGATCATATTCATCACGGATACCGAAGGGGCGATCCAATACGTCAACCCGGCTTTTGAGCGGATCACCGGGTTCGGCCGTCAGGAGGCCATCGGCAGCAACCCGCGGATCCTCAAGAGCGGAAGGCACGACGAGGAGTTCTACAGGAATTTGTGGGAAACCCTCAAGCGTGGGGAGGTCTGGACGGGCGGATTGATCAATAAGCGGAAAGACGGAAGCCTGTACGAGGAAGATGCGATCATCTCCCCGGTGCGGGACGACGCAGGCCGCCTGATGAACTTCGTGGCCGTAAAACGGGACGTAACCGAAGAACGTAAGATGGAGGAGCAGCTCCGCCAGGCGCAGAAGATCGAAGCGGTCGGGCGGCTTGCCGGCGGAGTCGCGCACGATTTCAACAACCTCCTGACGGCGATTACGGGCTACAGCGAGCTCGCCTTCGCCAGGACGGCCGAAGGCGACCCGGTGCACGGCTATGTAAAGGAGATCCGTGACGTCGCCGGTCGGGCCGCGGGGTTGACGCGGCAACTGCTGGCATTCAGCCGCCGGCAGATCCTTCAACCCAGAATCATCGACCTGAACGCGGTCGTCAGGGACATCGACCGGATGCTCCGACGCCTGATCGGTGAAGATATCGACCTCTTCACCTCCCTCGACCCCGATCTCCGGCTGACCAAGGCGGATCCCGGGCAGATCGGACAGGTGATCATGAACCTGGCCGTCAACGCCCGGGACGCCATGCCCACGGGAGGGAAACTGACCATCGAAACGGCCAATGTCTACATCGACGAGGCTTACGCGCGCGGTCACGCCACAATGCATCCCGGCGCCTACGTGATGATCGCGGTGAGCGATACCGGCGTCGGAATGGACCAGGAAACGTTATCCCGGATTTTCGAACCCTTCTTCACCACCAAGGAAAAGGGAAAGGGGACGGGGCTCGGCCTGTCGACCGTCTACGGGATCGTCAAGCAGAGCGGCGGCCATATATGGGTCTACAGCGAGCCCGGCCGCGGCACGACGTTCAAGACCTACCTGCCGAGCGTGGAGGAGACGGCGGACGTTCCGGAACCGGCCCCGGAACCGAAGGAACTGATACAGGGTACGGAGACGGTCCTGTTGGCGGAAGACGAGGAGGCGGTCCGGATGCTGGCGCTGGAGATCCTGGTGATGAACGGCTATACCGTCCTTGCCGCCGGCGACGGGGAGGAAGCCTTGCGCACTTCCGCCAGGTACGAAGGAAAGATCGACCTCATGCTGTGCGACGTGGTGATGCCGGGGATGAGCGGAGCGGATCTCTCGCGGAAAATCGCGCTTTCCCGGCCGGATATGAAGGTCCTGTTCATGTCGGGATACACCGACAACGCCATCGTGCACCGCGGCGTCCTGGATCCCGGCACCGCCTTCATCGAAAAGCCGTTTTCGCCGGATGCCCTCGCGCGCAAGGTGCGCGCAGTGCTGGACGCGAAGAAGACATAG
- a CDS encoding DUF393 domain-containing protein, with product MERPGKAVLIYDGDCAFCRKTAEWIASRSDPDAFEFLSCHSDDLAKRFPQIERLACLQAMHLVLPGGNILVGERAIPEILRRIRRYRLVAALFRLPGAGLLSSAFYRWFAKNRFHISRTPSSGMPPM from the coding sequence ATGGAGCGTCCCGGAAAAGCTGTTCTCATTTACGACGGGGATTGCGCATTCTGCCGGAAGACGGCGGAGTGGATCGCTTCCCGCTCGGACCCGGACGCGTTCGAGTTCCTCTCCTGCCATTCGGACGATCTTGCGAAACGGTTTCCGCAGATCGAACGGTTGGCCTGCTTGCAGGCGATGCACCTGGTCCTTCCCGGCGGTAATATCCTTGTCGGGGAACGGGCAATCCCTGAAATCCTGCGGCGGATTCGGCGCTATCGTTTGGTCGCAGCCCTGTTCCGCCTGCCGGGCGCCGGCCTTCTCTCCAGCGCCTTTTACCGCTGGTTTGCGAAGAACCGGTTCCACATCTCAAGGACACCTTCCTCCGGCATGCCGCCGATGTAG
- a CDS encoding MmgE/PrpD family protein, translating into MAQLSSAVRGGDEREPTRSEQLASFVERAAWEHISTAAREALKIRVLDSLGCAFGAISGHPIRLIRAEVEEFGGNPLCSLIGGGYSAPDRAAFFNGALVRYLDFNDSYLAKGETCHPSDNVGAVLAASEYSLASGRQFLTALAVAYHVQCRLCDVAPVRARGFDHTTQGAFAAAAGVAKALELDAPRIANALGISGTANNALRVTRTGELSHWKGLAYPNTAVDALRAAFLSMRGITGPREVFEGNKGWCQTISGDFEIDWSRENLERVTRTILKKFNAEVHSQSAIEGMIELMRETGFQGREIDRIRIDIFDVAHLIIGGGAEGDKTVVRTKEEADHSLPYMVSAAALDGQVMPEQYEPERITRGDIQSLLRRVTVVPDPGFSRRFPDEHACRLTVTLKDGRSLIKEKYDYEGFHTRPMSWAKAEEKFHRLAEKAVDVFRRSEIVDAVRRLDNISVRNLTALLV; encoded by the coding sequence ATGGCGCAGTTATCCTCCGCCGTAAGGGGCGGAGATGAAAGGGAACCGACCCGTTCCGAGCAGTTGGCATCCTTCGTCGAGCGCGCCGCCTGGGAGCACATCTCCACGGCGGCACGCGAGGCGTTGAAGATCCGCGTGCTCGATTCGCTCGGATGCGCGTTCGGAGCGATTTCCGGCCACCCGATCCGGCTCATCCGCGCCGAGGTCGAGGAGTTCGGCGGAAATCCCCTTTGCTCCCTGATCGGAGGAGGGTATTCCGCGCCCGACCGGGCGGCCTTCTTCAACGGCGCCCTTGTCCGTTACCTGGATTTCAACGACAGTTATCTCGCCAAGGGAGAGACGTGCCATCCGAGCGACAACGTGGGCGCGGTGCTTGCGGCGTCGGAGTATTCGCTGGCTTCCGGGCGGCAATTCCTTACCGCGCTGGCGGTCGCGTACCATGTGCAATGCCGCCTTTGCGACGTCGCCCCGGTGCGCGCGAGGGGTTTCGATCATACGACCCAGGGCGCCTTCGCGGCGGCGGCGGGAGTGGCGAAAGCGCTGGAGCTCGACGCGCCGAGGATCGCCAATGCCCTGGGCATTTCGGGCACGGCAAACAACGCGCTCCGGGTAACCCGTACGGGCGAGCTGTCCCACTGGAAAGGCCTTGCCTATCCGAACACGGCCGTCGACGCGCTTCGGGCGGCCTTCCTGTCGATGCGCGGGATTACGGGTCCCCGGGAAGTGTTCGAAGGGAACAAGGGGTGGTGCCAGACGATCTCGGGGGATTTCGAGATCGACTGGTCGAGGGAGAACCTGGAGAGGGTCACGCGCACGATACTGAAGAAATTCAACGCGGAAGTCCATTCCCAGTCGGCCATCGAGGGGATGATCGAGCTGATGCGGGAAACGGGGTTCCAGGGCAGGGAGATAGACCGGATCCGGATCGACATTTTCGACGTGGCGCACCTGATCATCGGCGGCGGTGCCGAAGGCGACAAGACTGTCGTCCGCACCAAGGAAGAAGCCGATCACAGCCTGCCGTACATGGTGTCCGCAGCCGCGCTCGACGGGCAGGTTATGCCCGAGCAGTACGAGCCCGAGCGGATAACGAGGGGCGATATCCAGTCGCTGCTGCGCCGCGTCACGGTCGTTCCGGACCCCGGCTTCTCCCGTCGTTTCCCCGACGAGCACGCCTGCCGGCTCACCGTCACGCTCAAGGACGGCCGGTCTTTGATAAAGGAAAAGTACGATTACGAGGGGTTCCACACTCGCCCGATGTCGTGGGCGAAGGCGGAGGAGAAGTTCCACCGGCTGGCGGAGAAGGCGGTAGACGTGTTCCGCCGGTCCGAGATCGTGGACGCGGTGCGCCGCCTGGACAACATTTCCGTCAGGAACCTTACTGCGCTCCTGGTTTGA
- a CDS encoding methylenetetrahydrofolate reductase C-terminal domain-containing protein, with protein MIVADRKDIREIREMIKDHEKVLLVGCGTCVTVCLAGGEREVGILGSALRMSLKLAGRGGVTVDECTIERQCEDAFIDALAGQGSKYDAIVSFGCGAGVQALAGRFPKTAVYPGLNTQFIGILEAQGVWAEKCAGCGDCRLGEFAGICPITRCSKRMFNGPCGGSREGKCEVREERDCAWQLIYDRAKETGTLEKLEKIAAPHDWSKGQDGGPRKVIREDQCIAGLGPKA; from the coding sequence ATGATTGTCGCCGATCGTAAGGACATACGTGAAATACGGGAAATGATAAAGGACCATGAAAAGGTCCTTCTGGTGGGATGCGGCACCTGCGTCACCGTCTGCCTTGCCGGAGGGGAGCGCGAGGTGGGGATCCTCGGTTCCGCGCTTCGCATGTCCCTGAAGCTTGCGGGGCGGGGCGGGGTGACCGTCGACGAGTGCACCATCGAACGGCAGTGCGAAGACGCCTTCATCGACGCGCTGGCCGGGCAGGGATCGAAATACGACGCCATCGTGTCGTTCGGCTGCGGGGCGGGCGTCCAGGCGCTGGCCGGCCGCTTTCCGAAAACGGCCGTCTATCCCGGCCTGAACACCCAGTTCATCGGCATCCTGGAAGCGCAGGGGGTATGGGCGGAGAAGTGCGCCGGCTGCGGCGATTGCAGGCTCGGCGAATTCGCCGGCATCTGTCCGATCACCCGCTGCTCCAAGCGCATGTTCAACGGCCCGTGCGGCGGCTCCCGGGAAGGGAAGTGCGAGGTACGGGAGGAGAGGGACTGCGCCTGGCAGCTTATTTACGACCGCGCGAAGGAAACCGGCACGCTGGAGAAACTGGAGAAGATCGCCGCTCCGCACGACTGGTCGAAAGGTCAGGACGGCGGTCCGAGAAAGGTAATCCGCGAAGACCAGTGCATCGCGGGTCTCGGGCCGAAGGCATAA
- a CDS encoding hydrogenase iron-sulfur subunit — translation MAEKEPLILAFCCHYCAYAAADLAGSMRLQYPDNVRVLRLPCTGKVEVNYIMTAFERGVDGVIVAGCLEGGCHYLEGNLRARRRVERAKGILAEIGLEPERLEMFNLSSAEGIRFAEIAAEMTARLKGLGPSPLRNEGSGAEEGIREMTLKAESTLAGEKHDCRRS, via the coding sequence ATGGCCGAAAAGGAACCCCTGATCCTCGCCTTCTGCTGCCACTACTGCGCGTATGCCGCGGCCGACCTGGCGGGCTCGATGCGCCTGCAGTACCCGGACAACGTGCGGGTCTTGAGGCTCCCCTGCACCGGGAAGGTGGAGGTGAATTACATAATGACCGCCTTCGAACGGGGAGTGGACGGTGTTATCGTGGCGGGTTGCCTGGAGGGCGGCTGCCACTACCTCGAAGGGAATTTGAGGGCGCGCCGCCGTGTCGAGCGGGCGAAAGGAATCCTGGCCGAGATCGGCCTGGAGCCGGAGCGGCTGGAAATGTTCAACCTGTCGTCGGCCGAGGGGATCAGGTTCGCGGAGATCGCGGCCGAAATGACCGCCCGGCTGAAGGGCCTGGGCCCGAGCCCGTTGCGCAACGAGGGAAGCGGCGCTGAAGAAGGCATACGGGAAATGACGCTTAAGGCGGAAAGCACACTGGCAGGAGAAAAGCATGATTGTCGCCGATCGTAA
- a CDS encoding type II toxin-antitoxin system VapC family toxin produces MAGRLEMTGYVLDTSVVCKWFSDRNESDLENAQDLRRGILEGDYSITIPDLLFYELSNALRFNPGLSSEEVNEAVEAVFQLEFDVRNISADLATNAVKLAYSFNVTVYDACFLALAQNERKMLITADYKFRERVKGAKNILGLADFTPIPGGKKRKRPSTLKDFRGVLSAKEKTGRRN; encoded by the coding sequence ATGGCGGGACGCCTCGAAATGACGGGATACGTCCTCGACACTTCGGTAGTCTGCAAGTGGTTCAGTGATCGGAACGAATCGGACCTGGAAAACGCGCAAGATCTTCGGCGCGGGATTCTGGAAGGAGATTATTCCATAACGATTCCCGACCTTCTCTTCTACGAACTCTCCAATGCTTTGCGATTCAATCCCGGGCTATCCTCCGAAGAGGTAAACGAAGCGGTGGAAGCGGTGTTCCAATTGGAATTCGACGTCCGCAACATTTCGGCGGATTTGGCGACAAACGCCGTGAAACTTGCATACTCGTTCAATGTCACCGTCTACGACGCATGTTTTCTTGCACTGGCCCAAAACGAGAGAAAGATGCTGATTACCGCCGATTACAAGTTCCGTGAACGGGTGAAAGGAGCAAAGAATATTCTCGGGTTGGCGGATTTCACTCCGATACCTGGTGGTAAAAAAAGGAAGCGTCCCTCAACGCTTAAAGATTTTCGCGGGGTATTGTCGGCAAAGGAAAAAACCGGGCGGCGGAACTGA
- a CDS encoding phosphosulfolactate synthase — MGVGSGRSFDFLPVNEREGKPRKRGVTEMRGPYYAPVGKRYLQDILETMGYYIDIFKFSGGSFSLMPEKAVRELIDTCHEHDVLVSTGGFIERVLTHGGDAVDRYLEECKRLKFDVVEISSGFITVPQGDLLGLVRKVTDLGMKPKPEVGIQFGAGGASSVEELEAEGTSDPSQAIRAAKQYLDAGAHLIMIESEGITENVRKWRTDVVAKIVNEIGLEKVMFEAADPEVFSWYIKNFGPEVNLFVDHSQVVQLECLRSGIWGTKSTWGRVVTFKEKGRAAAPSKPKLVAPPGKSGR, encoded by the coding sequence ATGGGCGTAGGAAGCGGTCGAAGTTTCGATTTCCTGCCGGTGAACGAGCGGGAAGGCAAACCCCGCAAGCGCGGCGTCACGGAGATGCGAGGCCCTTATTACGCGCCGGTAGGGAAACGGTACCTGCAGGACATCCTGGAAACCATGGGTTACTACATCGATATATTCAAATTCAGCGGAGGTTCCTTCAGTCTCATGCCGGAAAAGGCGGTCAGGGAGCTGATCGATACGTGTCACGAGCATGACGTACTGGTATCGACTGGCGGCTTCATCGAACGCGTGCTGACCCACGGCGGGGATGCGGTGGACCGTTACCTGGAGGAATGCAAAAGGCTGAAATTCGACGTCGTCGAGATTTCAAGCGGCTTCATTACGGTGCCCCAGGGCGATCTGCTCGGCCTGGTCCGAAAGGTCACGGACCTCGGCATGAAACCCAAGCCGGAAGTGGGGATACAGTTCGGCGCAGGGGGAGCCAGCTCGGTCGAAGAGCTCGAGGCGGAGGGCACATCGGACCCGTCGCAGGCGATCCGTGCCGCGAAGCAGTACCTGGATGCCGGCGCGCACCTGATCATGATCGAATCCGAGGGGATCACGGAAAACGTGAGGAAGTGGCGCACCGACGTGGTGGCCAAAATCGTTAACGAAATAGGTCTCGAGAAGGTGATGTTCGAAGCGGCCGACCCAGAGGTGTTCTCATGGTACATCAAGAACTTCGGGCCGGAGGTCAACCTGTTCGTCGACCACTCGCAGGTGGTGCAGCTCGAGTGCCTGCGCTCCGGAATCTGGGGGACGAAGAGCACGTGGGGCCGGGTAGTCACGTTCAAGGAAAAAGGCCGCGCCGCCGCACCTTCAAAGCCGAAGCTGGTCGCGCCCCCGGGAAAAAGCGGGAGGTGA
- a CDS encoding ribbon-helix-helix protein, CopG family: MVRINVIFSEDILEEIDVIAKQERKSRSLILREAAEKVIEERRRKAEELRRRARREAAFEAMDRLKKKSGAWDGVSEVRKWRDASK; encoded by the coding sequence ATGGTGAGGATCAATGTCATTTTTTCCGAGGACATCCTGGAGGAGATCGACGTTATCGCGAAGCAGGAAAGGAAGAGCCGCAGCTTGATTCTTCGGGAAGCGGCGGAAAAGGTCATCGAGGAGAGGCGCCGCAAGGCGGAAGAACTCCGGCGGAGGGCACGAAGAGAAGCCGCCTTCGAGGCCATGGATCGGCTGAAAAAGAAATCCGGCGCATGGGATGGAGTCTCGGAAGTGAGGAAATGGCGGGACGCCTCGAAATGA